Proteins encoded in a region of the Coffea eugenioides isolate CCC68of chromosome 4, Ceug_1.0, whole genome shotgun sequence genome:
- the LOC113768663 gene encoding uncharacterized protein LOC113768663, protein MEASKTSYDGINEAYRPIPSLNLAFMVVWLLSAACWTINTYKNRHFQTNKLQWTLTAVPLIKALQLTLSFLFWYSCFYLQVCSLWMSFGVFVTGVLFQTVTFVLFLLISHGYCITYERLSIIERRTTAALGCVFYLTLVGYRASVPYFSALMLLNYFVSFYMIFRHISQNLLLLREQLTIIEDEEVHAMHDTICTKYMMFKKFQGAMHIVAMAELAIFFNINDSLDNYWLRLVVREWAQFCIILYIGWTFRSKDLAPRFSVMPTLKSKGTKMVPPIYSIEMDATTFKEFKSHEWHIGVPTSLQKGRLEGSVLVVIQHPRADTMTSISPASLCTTQVHASNLPVNQRNFNNQLV, encoded by the exons ATGGAGGCGTCTAAGACTAGTTACGATGGCATCAACGAAGCTTATCGCCCAATCCCTTCTCTTAACTTGGCTTTTATGGTGGTTTGGCTCCTCTCTGCAGCTTGTTGGACCATCAACACTTACAAAAACCGCCATTTTCAG ACGAATAAATTGCAATGGACACTGACCGCTGTTCCATTAATTAAAGCTTTGCAGCTGACCTTATCTTTTCTCTTCTG GTACTCGTGCTTTTATCTTCAAGTATGCTCTTTATGGATGTCTTTTGGTGTCTTTGTAACTGGAGTGCTCTTTCAGACTGTAACTTTTGTGTTGTTCCTCCTGATTTCTCATGGATATTGCATCACATATGAGCGTCTTTCCATTATCGAGCGGAGAACAACAGCTGCTCTTGGGTGTGTCTTTTACTTGACTCTTGTTGGTTATCGAGCATCCGTACCTTACTTCTCA GCTCTTATGCTGCTAAACTATTTCGTGTCCTTCTATATGATATTCCGCCACATATCCCAGAACTTGTTGTTACTACGGGAACAGTTGACAATCATTGAAGATGAGGAAGTTCATGCAATGCATGACACAATCTGTACAAAATACATGATGTTCAA GAAATTTCAAGGTGCAATGCATATTGTGGCAATGGCAGAATTGGCA aTATTTTTTAACATAAACGATTCATTGGACAACTATTGGCTCCGGTTGGTGGTTAGAGAATGGGCACAGTTCTGCATTATCCTTTACATCGG ATGGACTTTTAGGTCAAAAGACTTGGCACCACGTTTCTCAGTTATGCCTACTTTAAAGAGCAAAGGGACGAAAATGGTGCCTCCGATATACAGCATT GAAATGGATGCAACAACTTTCAAAGAGTTTAAGAGTCATGAGTGGCATATTGGTGTG CCCACTTCTCTGCAGAAAGGACGCTTAGAGGGTTCAGTCTTAGTTGTGATTCAGCATCCCCGTGCAGATACAATGACCTCAATCAGCCCTGCCTCGCTCTGCACCACTCAAGTTCATGCCTCTAACCTGCCTGTAAACCAAAGAAACTTCAACAATCAACTTGTATAG